GTccagatgtacatgtatttcttaacaGCCAAAACTGCTTCATCCAATATGGTTATGCAAGCTTGGTTCTTTTCCAAATATACAGAAATTATGCCTTTTATAcagaacaatgtcaaattatctCAAATTATTGACTTGTATAAACAAAAGTTCATGTGacatcttttataaaaacaacataaaggccatgataatacatcaatttttatacatgtgtacccTTTGTTACAAAGACCAGTGAAAATGCCCAGCTTTCTAAAACAAGGTTCaactttaaataatgtttatgctCTCCAAGAAAGCAGCATTCAAAATAATGCTCTCCAAGATAATGCTCTCCAAGAAAGCAGCATTCAAAATAACGCTCTCCAAGAAAGCAGCTCTCAAGCCAGTTGGCTGGGATTCATTTGTTGCGTAGATCCACCAGAATAATACTTTTGTCGTCAACAAACTTCGCATGGGTGGAGGCCTACAATAAAgaatatgtacatattaatacatacatattaagATTTAAGTCAGGCTTTAAAAAAGGgcaaagaaaaaagagaaaagcaGGAAAGGGCCCATTTTATCAGGCTGcgaaaaactttaacattaaaaatttGATAGgaatttgtgtttaattgaGGTTTCAACTGCCATATATGAAAAGTTTGTAAGTATttataatcttattttaagttttaatcaaaagaaaagaaatatttcacagtCTTAAGCATTTAGTTCTGAAGGTAGAAATGTGCCTATGCTGGTCTCTAGGAGGGCAGAAGGGTGATACCAAAACAggcagggtgcagcacccttccatatcTCTTTATCTAAAACCCTCATGTACGAATAAAGGTGCCTGCATTTCGCCAGAGAGGTCGTTAATTTGATCCCTACCAGGATGAGAAAGGGCCTGAGGTATAAGTGTCTGCCTTTCGACCCAGAGGTTGTGGATTTGATCCCAACCAAGATGAGAAAGGGCCTGAGGAATAAGTGTCTGCCTTTCTACTCAGAGGTTGTGGATTTGATCCCCACTAGCGTGGGAGTCATCccagaggtcatgggttcaatccccattagggtgagagtggtcttttGGTAttgtgtctgcctctcacctaagaggttgtgggtttattCCCCAcaagggtaagagtggtctggAGTAataggtgtcagcctctcatCCCAAAGGGCGATCCCCTCTGTGGGAACATTCTCTAGCGTCAGTATTTGTTTATACCCACAAAACAGACTGCAGAGTGAGTCACATTAGCTTGCAGCTGGCTTCAAAATCAAGCCAAAATATATAGCTAAAAGGTGTAACAAAATTAATGGTGCGCACCTAGTTTTCCAACTGACACTccaaactagggatgcaaacgaatattcgatcgaacgtttgatATTCGAATGTTAGaattggtattcgaatattcgatgttattttgtttgataaaaatttaaccttttgcctacaactgtgtttttgtatatgatttgtgtgtcttgtttttacaacgatccCTAATGCCAGGGGCATGGACGCTATAGCACTATACACTTGTCACATGTTAATAAGGGACATATTGTCGGCGACTATAAACAGTACCCATAATTTTATGCATACTGGCTATTAGACAtgtgacatcaaacaagtttcaattattttcggtaaatttttATGACCATGCCAATAACGGATATACGGAATCAGCTACCAACGTGGTGTCATGGCTGCCAATTAAGCTGTGCAtgatattgctcaaatcgccaTAATGATATGAATGAGTTATGTGCtctaaactgttttccatgtttcaatatttataaagttcgtgctttgaaatgtaactgtatagaaTAACTTTTTAGGATATTGTTGTACAACAGATGAGTCAAAATTCAGGGTTATTTTCGTTTTACTGAACTAATTCCCGGTTAGGGTTTtattttccatagttatattttgtagagatcaatcccagaacgaggctgctcgtcctacggaaagactCTCCATTGGTGATCACGACATTCAACAGGGAATTTACGATCATggcattttttacaaaaatgaatgctgttgaattgaaattaattttggtttttgtttgtacaaaatattttgctttttgttggatttattttctgtaaatgggGATTTTTAGATGCTAGTTTTGGGGAAAATCAGGGTCGTCGCGTGTACCGGCAATGACAAAGGCCCCGGCCATAAATGTAGCggataataatagtagtttatttcatttcttaaatattcattttggtattttcatattcgatcgaaagaattaccgaatatttgaatatcaattttgccattcgtttgcatccctactccAAACTCatattatttttggaaaaattgataaaatctGTATGAAAATGATTAgacaaatacaaaatgaaataaaaagcgcAATAATTTTTTTTCCTAAAAAGATTTTTCATGGCAAACCCAGTcggttttgatttttttcaacatgGAAGCATAaccataatattatttttgtttgaccTAAGGTTTCACAAGTCCATCTGTGAACAGGGATCATAATTTCTAGAACAATTTTCTActgatttagtgaaaaataactagggatggcaacgagtacccgagtactcgagtactcgatcgaacgtccgagtactcgagtaccaaatcactactcctgtactcggaaaaaaaatctataaaatccaccaaatacacgatttacagaaaaaaatatcagatctggttagttgccaataGGACAATTTACCGTCCCTCTAATCCctgctgtgtacacaattgacctcaatcaattagttgacattTGTTGCGATAGTtgaaaactgtcaacaaaggacccttatttcaaattagcactgatgtcaactggtgaagttttgatagcggtactttcacctacacaattctattgtttaccaattagagacctttcaccaaacaatttggacgctaacgagcgaaagagtatcgaccGAGAATAGATTTCTTAATGGgcttattttaagtatttttgcaatgattatcacaattgattggttgatattttaaatcaagaattatgaatattaatgagataaacaacaattacagagtacgaaaaactatcatttaaaaaataataagtgtaagtaaacaacaactgaacttcgtattgaattttgttcactatttttatgtatgctattaattttcgttcattgtaattctgattgttattcatttctgcagtgcatacttgtataaaatgaaacgaataagacaaattaaaagcctgaaacaacatttgttttctttttatatcattttttgttaaaatacgtaatggaAGTTTACTTTAatggtgaaaatgaccaataatacgaccaacgcacaatatacgtcattaacgatacatgtattcacaatcttgtctttgcgaacacatattcaatatttccgagtaatcgagtacccgagtactcgatcgaacgatcgtccgagtactcgagtattaattttactactcgttgccatccctaaaaATAACAACCCTACCTCAAACACTGGTGGGTGTTTGGTATGTTCGTGATGGCCTCTTTTTGTACATCGGGCCACTTCTGGGAGACCATGGTCCGGGGTTAGCATGAAAACCCCTGTTCtgaaattgtacatttattcaTGGATAACATGTACTTGTACAGCATTATAACACACATATACGCAACAAAAATTAATACTTCTATTCAAAACCTACAAGTAGCagtattcaatttaaaacattttttatcaggttttaaagatgcactctcacagattgaactttcATCTTGGAATGAgacaatttttgcgtaaatatcgagaaaccagtgatataagactgcttagaAAAGATctgattgcagtttttcatatttttgttcgaaGATTGAtcttttatggctaaaagcattactaatgctttaaaaaaatgagtttttctgcagtttttcaaacaagtgagatctgttctattggaAGTAATCTTATATTACTGAATTGAAGgcccaaatcagctgattctgagacaaaaataatttaaaaacggtcaatctgtgaaggtgcagctttaaaagatagTGGAAAACAGAAAACTCTAGCATAAAACTTACAGACCTCCTTTTCGTACATAATACTGTAACAAATTATAAGGGTCCACTTCTTGAACCCCAAACATTTCATGGCCAAGAGTAATACAAAGttacatgtatactattttattaaacacttaaatagGGGTTATGGCaatgaataatgtttattaaaacatgagCCTACTTACTCATTAAATTTTGGAGATACTACAATAGCGACGGCCTCTGGCATCAGTTGCTGGTATGGATAGTGGGTGTGTAGATCCACGCTTGACAGAAACGCTGTCTGAGTTGGGTGggtctaaaaataaaacaagggaTGGAATACTCTTGGTTTGCTTTACCTTGGAGTAAGTGAGCTTTCTGGTGATATGACAAATGTGAATTTTTCTATGTAATTCCAATCCAATGAATGTGTTCAAACAAAATCTAAATGgtaaaattcaatgaaaaacattagACTTTTGCATTTCAAATCTCCTTTGATGACTGAAGCGAACTCCTGGACTCTGAATTTATGAAATTTCTgtataaattttaattgtttgttgatatttccttttttcaGTTACCctgtttttacaatatttgagaTGTTGAGAAACACTTTGTTTACGTGAACTTGTACCTGTAGCTTCATATGTCGGATGACATAGTACAcaaaaagttgtcgccactaaCATGTACCAGTAATGTTAGTGAGGATGACATAGTACACAAAAAGTTGTCTGGactaacacatacatgtagtgttTCACAACCTGTTTAACAATTTACTTCAAGGATATGCCTTTTATCTCCTTTATtcttagtttagtttaaacataattattttacaacaattgtgaaacaagttattgcaacTTAAACTTAAATCACTCTTGTTGGTATGATGTTGCACGTGAGTGTGGTCATGTGTTGTGGGAAAAAACGGAGTACCCGGCAAAAAACCTACTTGCCAAACTCACATTCCCCTAGGCCAGGAATTGAACCCTGGTTTCCAAAGTTAGAAGCAAGTGCACATTCCACTGCCCTTACCGGACAACCAGTCTATCtatatacagtggaaactcactaaaccggatctccacaaaacctgAATCatcgggataccggacttttttcagagtcccgattttccccttctattttcaatgtaaaataatctctacaaaaccggaacctcTGAATTCCgaataccggacaaaaaatcgagaaaatttgttagttgtcaacgtaattttacctcgcaaaaccggacgtatatttgttcaaacatgtcaaaatgattttgtgtattaggaattcgcgaatcgcgtgtcactttgttttgacagccggtgcgtcgttaaatattgcacctgtgatgttgtgttaacccGATAATCGCTtgataatcaaacgataatcaaacttgtgaaaagaaaattaattgaaacattaatttgtttgttgcagaaaataaagaactagaaacggttattaagtgatcattttggagggttgttttatctaaagacttctatgattgaatcaaattagtgtggtgcgttaattaaactatcaaacatacttaacaagcattaaacaaacatataaagaaCTTTGCTACATGTGTTGATAGTGACTACCTCGATAAGGTGCAGGAAATTATGCCATGACGCAAACTAAGATTGTGAAAGCAAAATGTAGTGCTCAGAAACAGTCGACACTGGACACTTTCTTTAAGTAATGTAGAAGAATTACCTTGACTAAACATTATGTGTCACACTAGAAGcgtaaagatacatgtacatgaacaatgatataaactgtatcTGTAATGTTACAAACACATgcacattgatatattaatgaatactagtatacatgtatattctatgcattatttcaagttacttgaaccattgatgatgtaaaataatgttatctttatgtgtttttattttattccagttttcaacttccctttaaaggttaactcagttaatattttgagtaaacttactccgtacatcaaatcctcactaaaccgcaATCCTCattaaaccggaaattttgcccagtccggaacttgtccggtttagtgagtttccactgtatatcTATAGATACACCTTTTCTACTCGTAGCTTATTAAAGGAGGGGATTAACTAGAGGGGGCTGATGTGGCCACTTCTCTTTTGAGGAAAGGGTGAACTATATATACACCTACATGTATCCACCCGAGAGAGATAAGGTCGTTGGAATCCTGAAAGTCAAATAAATCTTCCTCATTCTCCGCATTGCAACTGTCTGGAGTTCCCGTCTGCTTCGGCACCAACACATGTGTGATGAAAAACGACCCACGTTCctgtaaaacaattgttttatttctatgtaTTTTACATTAGAATTAAGTACATGAACTCCAAATGGGCAGTTTATTCATGATGTAATGGCAGTGGTCCAGGATTACAGTTTACTTTGGTTTATATGATGTGTGTGGTGAAAAACAACCCCTGTTCTTGTATATCAATTATCATAATAAGGAATGCCAAAACAAGGACGGCAGTATCAGACTGTGAGATGGTGATTTTTCAACACTTGTTCGGTATTTCCTTGctcattaaatgtataattagTATAAACTTCTTCTTTTTTGCCATTTGTTATTATCTTCAAAAACTACATGAATATTCTTAAATACTTGCACATGTAGTTTAGATAGTCATACTGCTGATCAGAAATAAAACTGCTACTACACAGACGACATATTTCTACGCCTGGCATACACAAGGGGTTATATACCATTTTGCCTGATAGGATCCCGCAAGTTTCAATATTTCTCCTGGTGTTTTGTTCAGCGATGCTCATAAACTTGACAACAATATCCCGTGGGATGACCACATTCTTCAGACCATATTTGTTGGTTCCAGACACCCCTGTACTCAAGAAATGGTCCACCGGTTTGGTTGTACGGTCTACATCAGGCCTGCATCGTGAAAAAAGcaaattgttcaattttgtatttcattcaaacatgtaaatttaaagccgcattctcacagatttaccatttttacaacttttttattttttgtcttggaaagagcaatttttagcatcaatatcttaaaaccaatgatataagattgctgacaaaaaatcagatcgtagattttcatatttccatttgaaaattaatgttttatggcctaaaccgttactaacggtttaagaaatatgcataaaacattatttttttaccttaaatacaaatatctgcgatctgattttttgtcagcaatcttatttaactggttgccatggattttcgcaaaaattggcttgttccaagacaaaaataaaaaaagtcaaaacgttcaatctgtgagagtgcaactttaatatatgaaaaatcAAGCCAACcagttaaacaaatttgaaactgttatatctaaatgttttggctTTTCATACTGTTTCCATTTCATTTGTGATAgacatttgttcaaattttgatttcatGTGTACAAGCAGTGACTGGGAAACCCAATAGACTTGAGGTTTTtgtctataaaatgaaaaaattcATCAGATGAGAATCTTGTCtcatctttttttatatttatcatattataataaattgccTCTgacaattttataacaataaaaaaacaacattgtattaataattttcgaagctttttttaaatttcttcttTAGTCTTCTAGTCAGAACGATTCATCTTTCCTAAGGctactctcacagatggaccgttttgacaacttttgtttattttttgtcttagaatgagccaatgtCTGAAAACCTGCTGACAAGGGTCAGATCGCATATTTACGTtcctcatttttcttaaatcattagTTTCACTTTTAGCCATATTACTTCAATATCTGaacataaatattcaaaactgtaatcttatatttttgtcacctgtcttatatcactggttcaattttaaaagattaattattaaatgactTAATAACACCATACCTTGGGACATCACTAATGGTCAAAGTCCTTTTCAACTCTCTATCAGGAATATTTGATGTGTAATCAAGAGACAAATTCTTTTCCAACTTCGGTCTTTGGCCCTGACGTAAATCATTTGGTATGAAACTTAAACTCCCAGAAGGCATGCTTCCTCTTTCATTGTTTAATCCAGACGACGGTCGATTTGGACAAGGAACATCGACAAGTAAAATATTGGGGTCTGCACGATCTTTATCGCTCTGTTTCTCTTTTTCCCTCTCCTGAAGTTGACGAAACTTTTCTTCCTGTTCTCGTAACCATAGTTCCTCCGATTGTTCACGCAGTTTTTTGCTTCTCTCCTCCTCTTCTCTTCTCCTAGCCTCTTCCTCCTGACGAAGTCTTTCTTGTTCTCTTGCTAGTTCCTCGGCCTCTCTCCTCTGAAGTGACAACagttattattgttttcttattcagtttacatataaacatgcattttgagAACAGTAGTTTCAACAATGTTGCATTACACAGGTTTTCTTACTTTTTGAAAAGCCTCCTTATTTTTTCCTACATCTTGTAAAAATCTCCTTatgcattaattaattaattttatttcagtaaaaaaggggcataactcaacagcTTATAAAGACTTAGCTGTGGGGCCTGTAATGTATATGCTTATATTCTCAGGCAACATGTGTTACTAGTTTGACtttaatatcttaaacatttctttagtTATatccaaggttaaagtttttgcactattgtttaaacttatttatttttacaaatatttttttttacaacgattgtgaaataacctattgcaacttatattaatcattctTGTTAGCATGATGTTGcacaagagtgtggtcttttgtTGTGGGGGATACCGGAGTACCccgagaaaacccacttgtcagACTTGGTGataacaaaccaaactcacatgcacccaggctgAGAATTGAACaggggtcgcctaggtgagaagcgagtaaACTAAACATTGCCCTTACCGTACAACCTTTTTGCACTATGACATGGACAATGACAataccaaggctatgacaatgaCTTGACGACCAAAAATCAATCGTACCTCCTCTTCTTGTCTTTTCTTTTCAATCGCAGTAAAATGCGCTGTCAGCTTTGCTTTAATTTCTTCGGCAACTGGAAATACTGCCTTCACTTTCTGTAAGAATGAACAAGCCTAGTGTTATTACCGTAAAACAAATGgtacaaaattaatgttcatcaactttacaacaaaatattgcctcattaaaaacaaatttgtaagaGACACTTGGGCAGCAATTGACTCTGACATATTTTGAGACTGATTTCTTCATTCAAGGTGATGCTGAATCCAAAGATTGTTTATACAATTCATGTGTTAA
Above is a genomic segment from Mya arenaria isolate MELC-2E11 chromosome 2, ASM2691426v1 containing:
- the LOC128220869 gene encoding STAM-binding protein-like; the encoded protein is MADSVKSNIALSLSYIRDPKAKVRELCTYAGQVEVEPSVPARRYLRSGLEMLRMAKVYKDEGEYESAFILYMKFITLFVEKLPRHPGYKEAPPKDVANIKQKVKAVFPVAEEIKAKLTAHFTAIEKKRQEEERREAEELAREQERLRQEEEARRREEEERSKKLREQSEELWLREQEEKFRQLQEREKEKQSDKDRADPNILLVDVPCPNRPSSGLNNERGSMPSGSLSFIPNDLRQGQRPKLEKNLSLDYTSNIPDRELKRTLTISDVPRPDVDRTTKPVDHFLSTGVSGTNKYGLKNVVIPRDIVVKFMSIAEQNTRRNIETCGILSGKMERGSFFITHVLVPKQTGTPDSCNAENEEDLFDFQDSNDLISLGWIHTHPTQTAFLSSVDLHTHYPYQQLMPEAVAIVVSPKFNETGVFMLTPDHGLPEVARCTKRGHHEHTKHPPVFEASTHAKFVDDKSIILVDLRNK